The following proteins are encoded in a genomic region of Candidatus Methylacidiphilales bacterium:
- a CDS encoding NIL domain-containing protein, translating to MAKSKCRYWLSFDADRATQPLIYQMGKKYDVVFNIRTASVSETMGLMAIELEGEREVLKQAIAWLEAQGVAVEPVEINTIEG from the coding sequence ATGGCCAAATCCAAATGCAGATACTGGCTGAGTTTTGACGCCGACCGCGCGACGCAGCCGCTCATTTACCAGATGGGCAAAAAATATGATGTGGTCTTCAATATCCGCACGGCCAGCGTCAGCGAGACGATGGGCCTGATGGCCATTGAGTTGGAAGGCGAGCGCGAGGTGCTGAAACAGGCCATCGCCTGGCTGGAAGCGCAGGGCGTGGCCGTGGAACCGGTTGAGATCAACACCATCGAAGGCTGA
- a CDS encoding MoaD/ThiS family protein: MSIQVSIPTPLRGLTGNRDEVEAAGANITEIIADLEKNYPGIRDRLVDDKGSLRRFVNIYVNGEDVRFLQDKETSVKEGDEISIVPAIAGG, from the coding sequence ATGAGCATACAAGTAAGCATTCCAACGCCGCTGCGCGGCTTGACGGGGAACCGGGACGAGGTCGAGGCGGCGGGGGCCAACATTACGGAAATCATTGCGGACCTGGAAAAAAATTATCCCGGCATCCGGGACCGATTGGTGGATGACAAGGGCAGCCTGCGCCGCTTTGTGAATATTTATGTCAACGGCGAGGATGTGCGCTTCCTGCAGGACAAGGAAACCAGCGTCAAGGAAGGGGACGAAATCAGCATCGTACCCGCCATCGCGGGGGGGTGA
- the thrC gene encoding threonine synthase, with the protein MAEPFFNHLKCRECGRLYDKKAIHVCEFDFGPLEADYDYARIKSALSRKVIESRPPTMWRYRELLPIDGDPTVGLQVGFTPLVKAGRLAKALGVKELYVKNDTVNYPTLSFKDRVVAVALSRAKELGLKTVACASTGNLANSVAANAASAGLDSYVLIPADLEQSKVLNSLVYGTKVIGIHGPYDQVNRLCSEIAGKYGWGFVNVNLRPYYAEGSKTMGFEIAEQLGWQIPVHTVVCMASGSLLTKIHKSYNELIKIGLVGETGFTIHGAQAAGCNPISAARKSGTDLIRPVPKPNTIAKSLAIGTPADGYYAVKVMEQTGGAAEDASDEEIISGIKLLAETEGIFAETAGGVTVACTKKLIDTGKIPRDERIVICITGHGLKTVEAVQNHLGAPRCIKPSLKEFDALVAGEVTV; encoded by the coding sequence ATGGCAGAACCATTTTTTAATCATTTGAAATGCCGCGAGTGTGGGCGTCTTTATGACAAAAAGGCGATCCACGTCTGCGAATTCGACTTCGGCCCGCTGGAGGCCGATTACGACTACGCCCGCATCAAATCGGCGCTGAGCCGCAAGGTGATTGAAAGCCGCCCGCCCACCATGTGGCGGTATCGCGAACTTTTGCCCATCGACGGCGATCCGACGGTCGGATTGCAGGTTGGTTTCACGCCGCTGGTCAAGGCCGGACGGCTGGCCAAGGCGCTGGGCGTGAAGGAACTCTACGTCAAGAACGACACGGTCAACTATCCGACGCTCAGCTTCAAGGACCGCGTGGTGGCGGTGGCGCTTTCTCGCGCGAAGGAACTTGGGTTGAAAACTGTCGCCTGCGCCTCAACGGGCAACCTCGCCAATTCCGTGGCGGCCAATGCGGCCTCCGCCGGCCTGGACAGCTATGTGCTGATCCCGGCCGACCTGGAGCAGAGCAAGGTCTTGAACAGCCTGGTTTACGGCACCAAAGTGATAGGAATCCACGGCCCCTACGACCAGGTCAACCGGCTCTGCTCGGAAATCGCGGGCAAGTACGGCTGGGGTTTTGTGAACGTCAACCTGCGGCCCTATTATGCCGAGGGTTCCAAGACCATGGGCTTTGAAATTGCGGAGCAATTGGGCTGGCAGATCCCGGTTCATACCGTGGTTTGCATGGCCAGCGGCTCGCTCCTGACCAAGATACACAAGTCGTATAACGAACTGATCAAGATCGGCCTCGTCGGGGAAACGGGCTTTACCATCCACGGCGCACAGGCGGCCGGCTGCAATCCGATCAGTGCCGCGCGCAAATCGGGGACTGATTTGATCCGCCCGGTGCCGAAACCCAACACGATTGCAAAGTCGCTGGCCATTGGCACGCCCGCCGACGGCTATTATGCGGTCAAGGTCATGGAGCAGACCGGCGGTGCCGCAGAGGATGCGAGCGATGAAGAAATCATTTCGGGCATCAAATTGCTGGCGGAAACGGAAGGCATCTTTGCGGAAACGGCCGGCGGGGTGACCGTGGCTTGTACAAAAAAATTGATCGATACGGGAAAAATCCCGCGTGATGAACGGATTGTGATTTGCATCACGGGGCACGGGTTAAAGACGGTCGAAGCGGTACAGAACCATCTGGGCGCGCCGCGCTGCATCAAGCCGAGCTTGAAGGAATTCGACGCGCTGGTCGCGGGGGAAGTGACGGTTTGA